A window of Roseovarius sp. THAF27 contains these coding sequences:
- a CDS encoding RNA polymerase sigma factor, translated as MQNSELAELLRRMAASDRDAFAAFYKALEKPVFRFIVSKMNDPHEAADIQHDVFMDIWRSAGRFEGRSTVKTWVFGIAYRKTMDHFRKHKRVDLTDEIDERVDDSPDAATCLATAQEAEHLRHCLDQLKPQHRAAVELAFYQDMTYSEIATVAEVPEGTIKTRVFHAKKLLLHCLSGRMEVRS; from the coding sequence ATGCAGAACAGCGAACTTGCAGAGCTTCTGAGGCGCATGGCCGCCAGTGACCGTGATGCCTTTGCCGCCTTCTACAAGGCGCTGGAAAAGCCCGTTTTCCGGTTCATCGTCTCGAAAATGAACGATCCGCACGAGGCGGCCGACATACAGCATGACGTCTTCATGGACATCTGGCGCTCGGCTGGGCGCTTCGAGGGACGGTCGACGGTGAAAACTTGGGTATTCGGTATAGCCTACAGGAAAACGATGGATCATTTTCGCAAGCACAAACGGGTCGACCTGACCGACGAGATCGACGAACGCGTGGACGACAGTCCTGACGCGGCGACCTGCCTTGCCACGGCACAGGAGGCGGAGCATCTGCGCCATTGCCTGGACCAGTTGAAGCCGCAGCACCGGGCGGCGGTGGAACTGGCCTTCTACCAGGACATGACCTATAGCGAGATCGCCACCGTGGCCGAGGTGCCGGAGGGCACGATCAAGACGCGGGTCTTTCATGCCAAGAAACTGCTGCTGCATTGCCTCTCAGGCCGGATGGAGGTGCGGTCATGA
- a CDS encoding AEC family transporter encodes MQALLDVILPVFMIIGFGYVAVWRGWFSQSGVEGLMTFVQSFAVPCLLFVAISRLDLGQYFEWRMLVSFYAGALAGFVLGMLGGRFLFGRPWEDCVAIGFCGLFSNSLLLGLPLTERAYGPDALEANYAIIALHSPICYGVGITAMEIVRAKGQAGSGLVMRVLKAMFSNTLILGILLGFAVNLSGLPLPGTVNDALDLLVRAALPAALFGVGGVLASYRPEGDLRLVLYLCLISLVVHPLVTRGLGLAFDLSVDATRSAVLTAAMAPGINVYIFASMYGRAMRVAATTVLMATALSVLTVWVWLGLLP; translated from the coding sequence ATGCAGGCCCTGTTGGACGTCATCCTGCCGGTCTTCATGATCATCGGCTTTGGCTATGTGGCGGTCTGGCGCGGCTGGTTCAGCCAGAGCGGCGTTGAAGGGCTGATGACCTTTGTCCAGAGCTTCGCGGTTCCCTGCCTTCTGTTCGTGGCCATCTCGCGGCTGGACCTTGGCCAATACTTCGAATGGCGTATGCTGGTGAGCTTCTATGCAGGAGCCTTGGCGGGCTTTGTCCTGGGCATGCTGGGCGGGCGGTTCCTGTTCGGGCGCCCCTGGGAGGATTGCGTGGCCATCGGTTTCTGTGGCCTCTTTTCCAACTCGCTTTTGCTGGGGTTGCCCTTGACCGAACGCGCCTATGGGCCGGACGCGCTGGAGGCCAACTATGCCATCATCGCGCTGCATTCGCCCATCTGCTATGGCGTCGGGATCACGGCGATGGAGATTGTCCGCGCCAAGGGGCAGGCCGGTTCCGGGCTCGTGATGCGCGTGTTGAAGGCGATGTTTTCCAATACGCTGATCCTGGGCATTCTTCTGGGTTTTGCGGTGAATCTCAGCGGATTGCCGTTGCCGGGCACGGTGAACGACGCGCTGGACCTGCTGGTGCGCGCGGCGCTTCCGGCCGCGCTGTTCGGCGTGGGCGGGGTGCTGGCCAGCTATCGCCCGGAAGGCGACCTGCGTCTGGTTCTCTACCTGTGCCTGATCTCGCTCGTGGTGCATCCGCTGGTCACGCGCGGTCTGGGACTGGCTTTCGATCTGTCGGTGGACGCGACGCGGTCGGCGGTTCTGACCGCGGCGATGGCGCCTGGCATCAATGTCTATATCTTCGCCAGCATGTATGGGCGGGCGATGCGGGTGGCGGCGACGACTGTACTGATGGCGACGGCGCTTTCGGTGCTGACGGTCTGGGTGTGGCTGGGGCTTTTGCCCTAG
- a CDS encoding MBL fold metallo-hydrolase: MGETRFTILGCGSSGGVPRLGGHWGDCDPENPKNYRRRCSMLIEREGEDGTTRVLIDTSPDLRSQLLDAGVGALDAVVYTHAHADHVHGLDDLRMIVFNMRQRLPVWADGDTQNALYSRFGYAFTQPEDSPYPPILDMHTIKGDVVIEGQGGAVTLRPFVVNHGSIDALGFRVNDLAYLPDVAEIPDDSWKVLENLDCWILDALRRTPHPTHSHLEQSLEWLARAAPRRGVLTNMHIDMDYQTLVAETPDHITPAYDGMVITYRD; this comes from the coding sequence ATGGGGGAGACACGCTTCACCATCCTGGGCTGCGGGTCGTCCGGCGGGGTGCCGCGCCTTGGCGGGCACTGGGGCGACTGCGACCCGGAAAACCCGAAGAATTACCGCCGTCGCTGCTCGATGCTGATCGAGCGCGAAGGCGAGGACGGGACCACGCGGGTGCTGATCGACACCTCGCCCGACCTGCGAAGCCAACTGCTGGATGCGGGCGTGGGCGCGCTTGACGCGGTGGTCTATACCCACGCCCACGCCGACCATGTGCATGGGCTGGACGATCTGCGGATGATCGTGTTCAACATGCGCCAGCGCCTGCCGGTCTGGGCCGATGGCGACACGCAGAATGCGCTCTATTCACGCTTTGGCTATGCCTTCACGCAGCCCGAGGACAGCCCCTATCCCCCCATCCTCGACATGCACACGATCAAGGGCGACGTGGTCATCGAAGGGCAGGGCGGGGCCGTCACCCTGCGTCCCTTCGTGGTCAACCACGGCTCGATCGACGCGCTGGGATTCCGGGTGAACGACCTTGCCTACCTGCCGGATGTCGCGGAAATTCCCGACGACAGTTGGAAGGTCCTGGAGAACCTGGATTGCTGGATTCTCGACGCGCTGCGGCGCACGCCGCACCCGACGCATTCCCACCTGGAGCAGTCGCTGGAGTGGCTGGCACGCGCCGCCCCGCGTCGCGGTGTGCTGACCAACATGCATATCGACATGGATTATCAGACCCTTGTCGCGGAAACCCCCGACCATATCACCCCGGCCTATGACGGCATGGTGATCACCTACAGGGACTAG
- a CDS encoding TatD family hydrolase, which translates to MTDQVQITDSHCHLDFETFDEERGDVIARAVEAGVTRMVSICTKLRLEPQVRAIAEAHPQVFYAAGTHPMSVADEPMATVDELVALAQHPKFVGIGETGLDYHYTAESAGAQQESLRLHIEAARQTGLPLIIHARDADEDMARILTEEHKAGAYSCVMHCFSSGAALGKAALDLGFYLSMSGISAFPKSQELRDIFATAPVDRVLVETDAPYLAPPPYRGKRNEPAYTVHTAKVGAEVFGLDWPDFAAQTQANFDRLFWKAAQWKAAA; encoded by the coding sequence ATGACCGACCAAGTCCAGATCACCGACAGCCATTGCCATCTTGATTTCGAGACCTTCGACGAAGAACGCGGCGACGTCATCGCCCGCGCCGTCGAGGCCGGGGTGACGCGGATGGTCAGCATCTGCACCAAGCTGCGGCTGGAGCCGCAGGTGCGGGCGATTGCCGAGGCGCATCCGCAAGTCTTCTATGCCGCCGGCACCCACCCGATGAGCGTCGCGGATGAGCCGATGGCCACGGTCGACGAACTGGTGGCGCTGGCGCAGCATCCCAAGTTTGTGGGCATCGGCGAAACGGGGCTGGATTATCACTACACCGCCGAGAGCGCGGGTGCGCAGCAGGAAAGCCTGCGCCTGCATATCGAGGCCGCGCGCCAGACCGGGTTGCCGCTGATCATCCACGCGCGGGATGCCGACGAGGACATGGCGCGGATCCTGACCGAGGAGCACAAGGCGGGCGCATACAGTTGCGTGATGCATTGCTTTTCGTCCGGTGCGGCGCTGGGCAAGGCGGCGCTGGACCTTGGGTTCTACCTGTCGATGTCCGGCATCTCGGCCTTTCCCAAAAGCCAGGAGTTGCGCGACATATTCGCGACCGCCCCGGTGGACCGGGTCCTGGTGGAAACCGACGCGCCTTACCTCGCCCCGCCGCCCTATCGCGGCAAGCGCAACGAGCCGGCCTATACGGTTCATACGGCCAAGGTGGGCGCCGAGGTGTTCGGCCTGGACTGGCCCGATTTCGCGGCGCAGACCCAGGCCAATTTCGACCGACTGTTCTGGAAGGCCGCGCAATGGAAAGCCGCCGCCTGA
- a CDS encoding DNA polymerase III subunit delta' yields the protein MDRDIPLPDRIDGAPHPAETSRLYGQDGAQGAFVQAFNAGRLHHGWLIHGPRGVGKATLAWRIARFLLATPDPEADGGALFGDALPAPDTLEIAEDHPVTRRVLAGSEPGLHLVRRGGQGTSDSDRQRNFEEGKFSREIRVDEVRDLADFVNLSAVDGGRRVVIIDAADEMNTSAANALLKMLEEPPVRTTLLLVAHQPARLLPTIRSRCRELRLERLSPEDVIAALDQAGIDPGGQAPGLAELSGGSAGEAVRLYNLEGLKIYAEIVGLAASLPMLDRPRAMKLAEAAAQRGAEQKLDLLLALMDMFLARVARAGATGIMPPEAVPGEAEAIGKLAGNPVQARAWADCAQEVGARARHGRAVNLDPAALVLDTVFKLQQTATSL from the coding sequence ATGGACCGTGACATCCCGCTTCCCGACCGCATCGACGGCGCGCCGCACCCGGCCGAGACGTCCCGCCTTTACGGACAGGACGGCGCACAAGGCGCGTTCGTGCAGGCGTTCAACGCGGGCCGGCTGCATCACGGCTGGCTGATCCACGGGCCGCGCGGCGTGGGCAAGGCGACGCTTGCCTGGAGGATCGCGCGCTTCCTGCTGGCGACGCCAGACCCCGAGGCGGATGGTGGAGCGCTGTTTGGCGATGCACTGCCTGCGCCCGACACGTTGGAGATTGCCGAGGATCATCCGGTCACGCGGCGCGTGCTGGCGGGGTCCGAGCCTGGGCTGCACCTTGTGCGGCGCGGCGGGCAGGGGACCAGCGACAGCGACCGGCAGAGGAATTTCGAGGAAGGCAAGTTCTCGCGCGAGATCCGGGTGGACGAGGTGCGCGACCTGGCCGATTTCGTGAACCTGAGCGCCGTGGATGGCGGGCGGCGGGTGGTCATAATCGACGCCGCAGATGAGATGAACACTTCGGCCGCGAACGCGCTTCTGAAAATGCTGGAAGAGCCGCCCGTACGCACCACGCTCTTGCTGGTCGCACATCAGCCGGCGCGGTTGTTGCCGACGATCCGCTCGCGTTGCCGCGAGTTGCGGCTGGAGCGGTTGAGCCCCGAGGACGTGATCGCGGCGCTGGACCAGGCAGGCATCGACCCGGGCGGGCAGGCGCCGGGGTTGGCGGAATTGTCGGGTGGTTCGGCCGGCGAGGCGGTGCGGCTTTACAACCTTGAAGGGCTGAAGATCTATGCCGAGATCGTCGGATTGGCGGCGAGCCTGCCGATGCTGGACCGTCCGCGCGCGATGAAACTGGCCGAGGCGGCGGCGCAGCGCGGCGCCGAGCAGAAACTGGACCTGCTGTTGGCCCTGATGGACATGTTCCTGGCCCGGGTCGCACGGGCAGGCGCCACCGGCATCATGCCGCCCGAGGCCGTGCCGGGCGAGGCCGAGGCCATCGGCAAGCTGGCGGGCAATCCGGTGCAGGCGCGGGCCTGGGCCGATTGCGCGCAGGAGGTCGGCGCGCGGGCGCGGCACGGGCGGGCGGTCAACCTTGACCCTGCCGCATTGGTGCTTGATACGGTGTTCAAGTTGCAGCAGACCGCTACATCCCTCTGA
- the tmk gene encoding dTMP kinase — translation MSEQGRFVTFEGIDGSGKSTQARLLAEHLQGTGRDVVLTREPGGSAGAEEIRKLVLEGEADRWSAETELLLFTAARRDHLERLIEPALADGKVVICDRFADSTRMYQGLSRGDLRHKVDALHDLMIGREPDLTVLIDMDPGTGLERALSRGGSEERFESFGASLQAQMRQGFLDLAEEFSDRFIVIDGNRGIEAIAVDVRAAVEPRLT, via the coding sequence TTGAGCGAACAGGGCCGCTTTGTCACCTTTGAGGGCATCGACGGGTCGGGCAAGTCCACGCAGGCGCGCCTGCTGGCCGAGCATTTGCAAGGCACGGGGCGTGATGTTGTCCTGACGCGAGAGCCGGGCGGCAGCGCCGGCGCCGAGGAAATCCGCAAGCTGGTGCTGGAAGGCGAGGCCGACCGCTGGTCGGCGGAGACCGAGTTGCTGCTGTTCACGGCGGCCCGCCGCGATCACCTGGAACGGTTGATCGAGCCGGCTCTGGCGGACGGCAAGGTGGTGATTTGCGACCGTTTTGCCGACAGCACACGCATGTACCAGGGTCTGAGCCGGGGCGATTTGCGCCACAAGGTCGACGCGCTGCACGACCTGATGATCGGGCGCGAGCCGGATCTGACGGTGCTGATTGACATGGACCCCGGCACGGGGCTGGAGCGCGCGCTGTCGCGCGGCGGCAGCGAGGAGCGTTTCGAGAGCTTCGGTGCCAGCCTGCAGGCGCAGATGCGGCAGGGCTTTCTGGACCTTGCCGAGGAATTTTCCGACCGGTTCATCGTGATCGACGGCAATCGCGGGATCGAAGCGATTGCGGTGGATGTACGGGCCGCGGTAGAACCGCGCCTGACATGA
- a CDS encoding D-alanyl-D-alanine carboxypeptidase family protein, whose translation MTLIARLVTACVAVIALSLPAQAFDTSAKAAYVKDLGTGTVLLSRNADEPLPPASMSKLMTLYVAFEAIRDGRLSLQEKLPVSEHAMSYGGSTMFLDTTDRVSVEDLLRGIIVLSGNDACAVIAEALSPDGTEAGFARFMTQRAQDMGMTNSTFANSNGWPAAGHRMSMHDLAILAERLIVDFPNFYPMFAETTYEFDGRAPQNTQNRNPLLKLGIGADGLKTGHTEAAGYGLTGSAEQGGRRVVFVLSGLDTAAQRAQEAEALVNWSFRQFAEKEIVKAGSEVSRADVWMGSAATVGLTPAKDLTTLVPVLGSDNMTAEVVYEGPVSAPISQGDELAQLVFTPEGLPEMRVPLVAAESVAVGGFAVRLKTVAGVLLKRLQQGPEGTL comes from the coding sequence ATGACCCTTATTGCACGACTTGTGACCGCCTGTGTCGCGGTGATTGCGCTTTCCTTGCCGGCGCAGGCGTTCGACACCAGCGCCAAGGCCGCGTATGTGAAGGATCTGGGCACCGGCACGGTGCTGCTCAGCCGCAATGCTGACGAACCCCTGCCGCCGGCGTCGATGTCCAAGCTGATGACGCTTTACGTGGCCTTCGAGGCCATCCGGGATGGGCGGCTGTCGCTGCAGGAGAAACTTCCCGTGTCGGAGCATGCCATGAGCTATGGCGGCTCGACCATGTTCCTGGACACGACCGACCGGGTGAGCGTCGAGGACCTGCTGCGCGGCATCATCGTGCTGTCGGGCAATGACGCCTGCGCGGTGATTGCCGAGGCGCTGAGCCCCGATGGCACCGAAGCGGGGTTTGCCCGGTTCATGACGCAGCGGGCGCAAGACATGGGCATGACCAATTCGACCTTCGCGAACTCCAACGGTTGGCCCGCCGCGGGCCACCGGATGAGCATGCATGACCTGGCCATCCTGGCCGAGCGCCTGATCGTGGATTTCCCCAACTTCTATCCGATGTTCGCCGAGACGACCTATGAGTTCGACGGGCGCGCGCCGCAGAACACGCAGAACCGCAACCCGCTGCTGAAACTGGGCATCGGGGCGGACGGTCTGAAGACCGGGCACACAGAGGCGGCAGGCTATGGTCTGACCGGCTCGGCCGAGCAGGGCGGGCGCCGCGTGGTGTTCGTGCTGTCGGGATTGGACACTGCAGCCCAAAGAGCACAAGAGGCGGAAGCCCTTGTGAACTGGTCCTTTCGCCAATTTGCCGAAAAAGAGATCGTCAAGGCCGGCAGCGAAGTCTCGCGCGCCGACGTCTGGATGGGAAGCGCGGCAACCGTAGGGCTGACGCCCGCGAAGGACCTGACCACGCTGGTGCCGGTGCTGGGGTCGGACAACATGACCGCCGAAGTCGTCTATGAAGGCCCGGTGAGCGCGCCCATTTCGCAGGGTGACGAACTGGCCCAGCTGGTCTTTACGCCCGAGGGCCTGCCCGAGATGCGCGTGCCGCTTGTGGCCGCCGAAAGCGTTGCCGTGGGCGGCTTTGCCGTGCGGCTGAAGACGGTGGCGGGCGTGCTGTTGAAACGGCTGCAACAGGGACCCGAGGGGACGCTTTGA
- a CDS encoding SPOR domain-containing protein, producing MTFQWTGKGARARLITASSAIALVLSGCTEGGEFGLFKSQAGGDTEDVTSADNSVKLIERDVEAPDVFQVTDKGLWDGRPSLGGVWVAHPDVQEPERVIIRNTKNGKFVIGALFRRERSNPGPILQVSSDAADALGMLAGAPSQLNVTALRRESAPDPEALAAAETEGEAGTLAPASVEQTTLEPLAGAAAAIESAEAAEPVRPATQTAGATAAVATEPAPTPTPAAATPVRSGSSLSKPYLQIGIFSVEQNARNTATAMRQEGMVPIVKKQSSQGKTFWRVIVGPAQSKSEQSVLLKKVKDVGFDDAYAVTN from the coding sequence ATGACATTTCAATGGACGGGCAAAGGGGCGCGTGCGCGCCTGATCACCGCCTCCAGCGCAATTGCGCTGGTTCTGAGCGGATGCACCGAGGGCGGAGAATTCGGCCTTTTCAAATCGCAGGCCGGTGGTGACACGGAGGACGTGACCTCGGCCGACAACTCGGTCAAGCTGATCGAGCGTGACGTGGAGGCGCCGGACGTCTTCCAGGTGACCGACAAGGGCCTGTGGGACGGACGCCCGTCGCTGGGCGGCGTGTGGGTCGCGCACCCGGATGTGCAGGAGCCCGAACGCGTCATTATTCGCAATACCAAGAACGGCAAGTTCGTCATCGGCGCATTGTTCCGCCGCGAACGCAGCAACCCGGGCCCGATCCTGCAGGTCTCGTCCGATGCCGCCGACGCGCTGGGCATGCTGGCGGGGGCTCCGTCGCAGCTCAATGTCACGGCCCTGCGCCGCGAATCCGCCCCTGATCCCGAGGCCCTGGCCGCCGCCGAGACCGAGGGCGAGGCAGGCACGCTGGCGCCTGCTTCTGTCGAACAGACCACGCTGGAGCCCCTGGCCGGGGCAGCCGCCGCGATCGAAAGCGCCGAGGCCGCCGAGCCGGTGCGCCCGGCCACCCAGACCGCGGGCGCGACCGCAGCCGTGGCCACCGAACCGGCCCCCACACCGACCCCCGCCGCAGCGACGCCGGTCCGGTCCGGGTCGTCCCTGTCAAAGCCGTATTTGCAGATCGGCATCTTCTCGGTTGAGCAGAATGCGCGGAATACCGCCACCGCCATGCGCCAGGAAGGCATGGTCCCGATCGTTAAAAAACAGAGCTCACAGGGCAAGACCTTCTGGCGCGTGATCGTCGGACCGGCCCAAAGCAAGTCCGAACAATCTGTCCTGTTGAAAAAGGTCAAGGACGTTGGTTTTGATGATGCATACGCTGTAACCAACTGA
- the ureG gene encoding urease accessory protein UreG: MTRMNGPLRIGIGGPVGAGKTTLTARLSERLKDAYSIGVITNDIYTQEDAEALMRMQILPSDRIIGVETGGCPHTAIREDASINLAAVAEMRERHPDVEVVLIESGGDNLSATFSPELADLTVYVIDTAAGEEIPRKGGPAITRSDILVINKTDLAPHVGASLEVMRTDAARVRQGRPFIFTSLKAGTGADEVLHEIKAMSGLV, encoded by the coding sequence ATGACCAGGATGAACGGACCCTTGCGCATCGGAATCGGCGGGCCGGTCGGCGCCGGCAAGACGACGTTGACCGCCCGTCTGTCTGAGCGATTGAAAGACGCGTACTCGATCGGGGTGATCACCAACGACATCTACACCCAGGAAGATGCCGAAGCGCTTATGCGCATGCAGATCCTGCCCTCGGACCGGATCATCGGAGTCGAGACCGGGGGCTGTCCGCACACTGCGATCCGCGAAGACGCGTCCATAAACCTGGCCGCCGTCGCCGAAATGCGCGAACGTCATCCCGATGTCGAGGTGGTGCTGATCGAGTCGGGCGGTGACAACCTGTCCGCAACGTTCAGCCCGGAACTGGCCGACCTGACGGTCTATGTGATCGACACGGCCGCGGGCGAGGAGATACCGCGCAAGGGCGGCCCGGCGATAACGCGCTCGGACATCCTGGTGATCAACAAGACGGACCTGGCACCGCATGTGGGCGCGTCGCTCGAGGTGATGCGAACCGACGCCGCGCGGGTGCGTCAAGGTCGCCCTTTCATCTTCACGTCGCTCAAGGCAGGCACCGGCGCTGACGAGGTATTGCACGAAATCAAGGCGATGTCCGGTCTCGTTTGA